The following proteins are encoded in a genomic region of Paenibacillus sp. FSL H3-0469:
- a CDS encoding helix-turn-helix domain-containing protein has translation MSNPAPQPSLLNRFRLTWNHFKSRLLLKYAFSYILMFLIPLTGVTIFVYENAVKGLRVEIEQSNVNQLNQVKSTIDGRMNELQEIAGRIAYDKHLTPYMVRHPYYSLEAIQALANYKASSSIAEDLFLYFHGDSNIYSYRGLADLHVTFDTLYQFERWTPEELRRDLNETRQPLVRPAENVTVNSRMEPMLAMLVPVKPNDPFPYGTVVYLMKESNLTGVMDSVLSDFSGSSYIFGPSGEVLTANSHGVSFPQNELQTLSALKPGIHNLELDGEQYSVVSVKSEENGWTYVTTMPSFQFFSRVAHVQTLILIVFCITVVTGIAAALLLAKRQYHPIRDLMEFAKPRGSSNEAPKLRNEWESIRQTLHDYSARIDLQEPFVRNQCMLLLLKHGQPDDPEIEQMILSAGFRHPQGQGLYFSAILSWDDAAPGGKFWQERHLLQEMLSNICLPGPDAQIFGIEFSVKDQFALIISLPGEGELPVQRRMEQVIEGIQDVIREHSQLALSIGVGMAYRDLARLNQSFIEAAAALEHRMIRRSGQVTYFEQLAELNPAAAESFWIPRKSMLKLEQSLKQGNESVAAQMIADTIDTIKDEPLQVHLLRCICFDLLNAFLRTASELGMDEVFTNMPELTSFETLEELESRLLSLASAICAQVERNTETSESSLMDDILAYVDQQFADYTLSLEHVALKFAISTSYLSRSFKEKTGSNFSQYIWQRRVDEVIRLLENTSAPLKEIIEQVGYLDAPNFIRKFKKETGLTPGQYRKEHALKGAAAKRPV, from the coding sequence ATGTCCAATCCCGCACCCCAGCCATCCTTGCTGAACCGGTTCCGGCTGACCTGGAATCACTTCAAGTCAAGGCTGCTGCTGAAATACGCTTTTTCCTATATCCTCATGTTCCTGATCCCGCTCACCGGCGTTACCATCTTCGTCTATGAAAACGCCGTCAAGGGCCTGCGGGTCGAAATTGAACAATCCAATGTTAATCAGCTTAATCAAGTGAAAAGCACCATCGACGGCCGGATGAATGAGCTTCAGGAGATCGCCGGACGCATCGCTTATGACAAGCATCTGACCCCTTATATGGTCCGGCATCCCTATTACAGTCTGGAGGCAATTCAGGCACTGGCGAATTACAAGGCCAGCAGCAGCATTGCCGAGGATCTGTTCCTCTATTTCCACGGCGATTCCAATATCTATTCTTACCGTGGGCTGGCTGATCTTCACGTCACCTTCGACACCCTCTATCAGTTCGAGCGCTGGACTCCGGAGGAGCTGCGGCGTGACTTGAACGAGACCCGTCAGCCGCTGGTCCGTCCGGCCGAGAATGTGACGGTCAATTCCCGGATGGAACCGATGCTCGCCATGCTCGTCCCGGTGAAGCCGAATGACCCGTTCCCTTACGGAACAGTCGTCTATCTGATGAAGGAATCCAATCTTACCGGCGTCATGGATTCAGTTCTGAGCGATTTCTCCGGCAGCAGCTATATCTTCGGCCCCTCCGGCGAGGTGCTGACCGCGAACAGCCATGGCGTCAGCTTCCCCCAGAACGAGCTGCAGACCCTATCCGCTCTTAAGCCGGGGATTCACAATCTGGAGCTGGACGGGGAGCAGTACTCCGTGGTCTCTGTAAAGTCCGAGGAGAACGGCTGGACCTACGTCACCACGATGCCCAGCTTCCAATTCTTCAGCCGGGTTGCCCATGTTCAGACGCTGATTCTGATTGTCTTCTGTATTACAGTCGTTACCGGCATAGCGGCGGCGCTGCTGCTGGCCAAGCGGCAATACCACCCGATCCGCGATCTGATGGAGTTCGCCAAGCCGCGGGGCAGCAGCAACGAAGCTCCCAAGCTGCGCAATGAATGGGAATCCATCCGCCAGACGCTCCATGACTACAGTGCCCGGATTGATCTTCAGGAGCCTTTTGTCCGCAACCAGTGTATGCTGCTGCTGCTCAAGCACGGCCAGCCGGATGATCCCGAGATTGAACAGATGATCCTGAGCGCAGGCTTCAGGCATCCGCAGGGACAGGGCCTCTACTTCTCGGCCATCCTGTCCTGGGATGATGCAGCGCCGGGCGGCAAGTTCTGGCAGGAACGCCATCTGCTGCAGGAGATGCTCAGCAATATCTGCCTGCCAGGCCCGGATGCGCAGATCTTCGGGATTGAATTCTCGGTCAAGGACCAGTTCGCTCTGATCATCTCCCTGCCAGGGGAGGGGGAGCTGCCCGTTCAGCGCCGGATGGAGCAGGTCATTGAAGGGATTCAGGATGTGATCCGTGAACACTCGCAGCTTGCACTGAGCATCGGTGTCGGCATGGCCTACCGTGATCTCGCCCGGTTGAACCAGTCGTTCATTGAAGCCGCCGCTGCCCTGGAGCACCGGATGATACGGCGCAGCGGCCAGGTCACCTACTTCGAGCAGCTTGCGGAGCTGAATCCCGCCGCGGCCGAGAGCTTCTGGATTCCGCGCAAATCCATGCTGAAGCTGGAGCAGAGTCTGAAGCAAGGGAACGAATCGGTAGCGGCCCAGATGATTGCCGACACCATTGACACGATCAAGGACGAGCCGCTGCAGGTTCATCTGCTGCGGTGTATCTGCTTCGATCTGCTGAATGCTTTTCTGCGCACCGCCTCGGAGCTGGGTATGGATGAGGTGTTCACCAATATGCCGGAGCTGACCTCCTTCGAGACACTGGAGGAGCTGGAGAGCCGGCTGCTCTCGCTGGCTTCCGCCATTTGCGCCCAGGTGGAGCGGAACACCGAGACCAGCGAGTCTTCCCTGATGGATGACATTCTGGCGTATGTGGACCAGCAGTTCGCAGACTATACCCTGAGCCTTGAGCATGTGGCGCTGAAGTTCGCCATCTCGACCTCTTATTTGAGCCGGAGCTTCAAGGAGAAGACCGGCAGCAATTTCTCGCAATATATCTGGCAGCGGCGTGTGGACGAGGTGATCCGGCTGCTGGAGAACACCAGCGCACCGCTCAAGGAGATCATCGAGCAGGTCGGTTACCTGGATGCGCCCAACTTCATCCGCAAGTTCAAAAAAGAAACCGGCCTGACGCCGGGGCAATACCGCAAGGAACATGCCTTGAAGGGGGCCGCTGCGAAAAGACCGGTTTGA
- a CDS encoding glycosidase has protein sequence MQITRHPNNPIVVPGGYEWRKVTVFNPAVIIDNGKFYMIERTAGSLTPCKNYLGLLTSEDGVNFTHVKDEPIVTPDMLGFPYGSVQDPRIVKIDGTFYLNYALRPCAMSYYPTGRGVPERSIPTYPDGWGEEEGHWLTRSSILKSTNLLDWEFVADTTPLDINDRDNILFPEKINGKFVLLRRPEEYVGEAYGTEKAAMWITYSEDLVNWEEPKLLAIAGNLSWESRKIGGSTPPIRTDKGWLVLYHGVDEEIVYRVGAMLLDLEQPEKIIARTHNFIMEPETYYEKFGFQIPNVIFPTGNVVKDGLLYIYYGVTDTAIALATVPLDELVEHILNEAE, from the coding sequence ATGCAAATTACAAGACATCCCAATAATCCGATTGTCGTCCCGGGCGGCTATGAATGGCGCAAGGTGACCGTGTTCAATCCTGCGGTTATCATCGATAACGGCAAGTTCTATATGATCGAGCGCACTGCCGGTTCCCTGACTCCATGCAAGAACTATCTGGGGCTGCTTACGAGCGAAGACGGCGTGAACTTCACCCATGTGAAGGATGAGCCGATTGTCACGCCGGATATGCTGGGCTTCCCGTACGGCAGTGTGCAGGACCCGCGTATTGTGAAGATCGATGGAACCTTCTACCTGAACTACGCCTTGCGCCCTTGCGCCATGAGCTATTATCCTACCGGGCGCGGCGTCCCTGAGCGCTCCATTCCGACTTACCCGGACGGCTGGGGGGAAGAGGAGGGCCACTGGCTGACCCGCTCCTCGATTCTGAAGTCAACCAATTTGCTGGACTGGGAGTTCGTGGCCGATACCACGCCGCTCGACATTAACGACCGGGACAACATCCTGTTCCCTGAGAAAATAAACGGCAAATTCGTGCTGCTCCGCCGCCCCGAAGAATATGTGGGCGAAGCTTACGGGACGGAAAAAGCCGCTATGTGGATTACCTATTCCGAGGATCTCGTGAATTGGGAAGAGCCCAAGCTGCTCGCCATCGCCGGGAACCTGTCCTGGGAGTCGCGGAAGATCGGCGGCTCAACGCCTCCAATCCGGACAGACAAGGGCTGGCTGGTGCTCTATCACGGCGTCGATGAAGAGATCGTATACCGTGTAGGGGCGATGCTGCTGGATCTGGAGCAGCCGGAGAAAATCATTGCCCGGACCCATAACTTCATTATGGAGCCGGAGACGTATTACGAGAAATTTGGCTTCCAGATTCCGAATGTCATCTTCCCGACCGGCAATGTGGTCAAGGACGGCCTGCTCTATATCTATTACGGGGTAACCGACACAGCGATCGCGCTCGCCACGGTGCCGCTGGATGAATTGGTGGAGCATATTCTGAACGAAGCGGAGTAG
- a CDS encoding alpha-mannosidase — protein sequence MKRMNRFTAWLAKRQWAEKIELAEWSMRKSRYLTPGCYEHEEEVHQEYNISLLDGGYGTTYFLHREITVPGDWAPEEAALLYLGRGEGLLRLGGTPYHGLDSNHWFIPLPSGRAGECLTLDIELYDPVPEPEDPLNRQAVIKPPLTGIEIKLVRVNRPVYSLLHTVRIVHEAALLLPEGDMRRLRSLKALERVMDTLYMKEELLLDGGAVTAAEQQLREAAAAERPAGLNPGTMHMVGQSHIDVAWLWPVRETVRKVSRTFSTVCTLMDKYPDFRYSQSQPQLYAFAKEHYPELYGRIKERIAEGRWELVGGMWVEPDLNIPGGESLVRQMLYGQDFYMKEFGKQSTIEWLPDTFGYCASLPQLLKQAGIDYFMTTKLGWNDTNPFPHTLFHWVGIDGTKIVAYQNHGVNEHTHPKDVQEHWEAYAQKEEHDELMLLYGHGDGGGGVTHEMLEYVSRTDLAPGQPVSEFSTAEAFFSEIGARQPELPAWHGDLYLELHRGTFTTHAFNKRSNRKAEILYRQAEIWSVLAEKDGALDLEQPDQPDVQHLLPSGELAGGWKLLLLNQFHDIIPGTSIPEVYTTSREEYAEIFRLGRQVLDRSLHALAAEVNTSGEGRPYVVFNSLGWERTELLRLEGGPELAAMQAFDEDGLLPSECWNTEGGGDSCTLAVQVRKVPAFGCRAIWLREAAEPAGVRDVSRADSSANGDGFPEQWETDHYILTFNEDGEISRWYDKSAGRELLQPGQTGNQLQFYHDTPPLWDAWDIDPRYEQQPAGKAKLLDRRVVSSGPVQTVLKFRWQLGESQIEQEIILPRNSRRVDFRTRVSWREQHKLLKVAFPVDIVAAKATYEIPFGALERPTHRNTSWEQAQFEVCGHRWADLSEGGYGVSLLNDCKYGYDIHDGVLRLSLLRSPRWPDRNADQGEHEFTYSLYPHSGEWRQADTVQEAAALNEPLLAINEAAHSGRYPSTHAWLAFQSSHVMLDTIKPAEDGSGTIVRLYEAAGSRETAALDWKDEDVRACRVNLLESRTGSVETTGGVIPLSFRPYEVQTLKLYKKHESN from the coding sequence ATGAAGCGTATGAACCGGTTCACCGCGTGGCTGGCGAAGCGGCAGTGGGCTGAGAAGATTGAGCTTGCGGAGTGGAGCATGCGTAAATCCCGCTACCTTACTCCCGGCTGCTATGAGCATGAGGAGGAAGTGCATCAGGAATACAATATTTCTCTGCTGGACGGTGGGTATGGCACTACGTATTTCCTTCACCGGGAGATTACGGTTCCGGGAGACTGGGCACCGGAAGAAGCGGCGCTGCTCTATCTGGGACGCGGGGAAGGCCTGCTGAGGCTGGGCGGAACGCCCTATCATGGCCTGGACAGCAATCACTGGTTCATTCCGCTGCCTTCCGGCCGTGCGGGCGAATGCCTGACGCTTGACATCGAGCTGTATGATCCGGTGCCTGAGCCGGAGGACCCGCTGAACCGGCAGGCGGTGATTAAGCCGCCGCTGACGGGCATTGAAATTAAGCTTGTGCGCGTCAATCGTCCGGTATACAGCCTGCTGCATACGGTGCGAATCGTACACGAAGCGGCCCTCCTGCTGCCGGAGGGAGACATGCGCCGCCTCCGCAGCCTTAAGGCGCTGGAGCGGGTCATGGACACGCTTTATATGAAGGAGGAGCTGCTGCTGGACGGCGGTGCCGTAACTGCGGCAGAACAACAGCTGCGGGAAGCTGCGGCAGCCGAGCGGCCTGCGGGGTTGAACCCGGGGACGATGCACATGGTCGGCCAGTCGCATATTGATGTGGCTTGGCTGTGGCCGGTCCGGGAGACGGTCCGCAAGGTCAGCCGGACCTTCTCCACCGTCTGCACCCTGATGGACAAGTACCCGGACTTTCGGTATTCGCAGAGCCAGCCCCAGCTCTATGCCTTCGCCAAAGAGCATTATCCCGAGCTGTACGGGCGGATCAAGGAGCGGATTGCCGAAGGCCGGTGGGAGCTGGTCGGAGGCATGTGGGTGGAGCCCGATCTGAACATTCCCGGCGGGGAGTCGCTGGTCCGGCAAATGCTGTACGGCCAGGACTTCTATATGAAGGAATTCGGCAAGCAGTCCACGATTGAATGGCTGCCGGATACGTTCGGCTATTGCGCCTCCCTGCCGCAGCTGCTGAAGCAGGCGGGCATCGATTATTTCATGACCACCAAGCTGGGCTGGAATGATACCAATCCCTTCCCGCATACCTTATTCCATTGGGTCGGCATTGACGGGACGAAGATTGTGGCCTATCAGAACCATGGGGTGAACGAGCATACGCATCCGAAGGATGTGCAGGAGCACTGGGAGGCCTACGCCCAGAAGGAAGAGCACGATGAGCTGATGCTGCTCTACGGCCACGGCGACGGCGGAGGCGGGGTCACCCACGAGATGCTGGAATATGTGAGCCGCACCGATCTTGCGCCGGGCCAGCCGGTTAGCGAATTCTCGACGGCGGAAGCCTTCTTCTCGGAGATTGGCGCGCGCCAGCCGGAGCTTCCGGCGTGGCACGGCGATCTCTATCTGGAGCTGCACCGGGGAACCTTCACGACCCATGCCTTCAATAAGCGCAGCAACCGCAAGGCGGAGATTTTGTACCGGCAGGCGGAGATTTGGAGTGTGCTGGCGGAGAAGGACGGTGCTCTGGATCTGGAGCAGCCGGATCAGCCGGATGTGCAGCATCTGTTGCCCTCCGGGGAGCTAGCCGGGGGCTGGAAGCTGCTGCTTCTCAACCAGTTCCACGACATCATCCCGGGGACTTCCATCCCGGAGGTGTATACGACCTCGCGGGAGGAATATGCGGAGATCTTCCGTCTGGGCAGGCAGGTGCTGGACCGCTCCTTGCATGCTCTGGCGGCTGAGGTGAATACATCGGGCGAGGGCCGTCCCTATGTGGTCTTCAACAGCTTGGGCTGGGAGCGGACGGAGCTGCTTCGGCTGGAGGGGGGGCCTGAGCTGGCTGCTATGCAGGCCTTCGATGAAGATGGCCTGTTGCCTAGTGAATGCTGGAACACAGAGGGTGGAGGGGACAGCTGCACGCTGGCTGTGCAGGTCCGCAAGGTTCCGGCCTTCGGCTGCCGGGCAATCTGGCTGCGGGAGGCTGCGGAGCCAGCCGGAGTAAGGGATGTGTCGCGTGCAGATTCTTCTGCTAATGGAGACGGCTTCCCGGAGCAATGGGAGACGGACCATTATATCCTGACCTTCAATGAAGATGGAGAGATCAGCCGCTGGTATGACAAAAGCGCTGGCCGCGAGCTGCTCCAGCCCGGCCAAACCGGGAACCAGCTGCAGTTCTATCATGACACCCCGCCGCTGTGGGATGCCTGGGATATAGATCCGCGTTATGAGCAGCAGCCTGCGGGCAAAGCAAAGCTGCTGGACCGCCGGGTGGTCAGCAGCGGTCCTGTGCAGACCGTGCTGAAGTTCCGCTGGCAGCTCGGTGAATCGCAGATTGAGCAGGAGATTATACTGCCCCGGAACAGCCGCAGAGTGGATTTCCGCACCCGCGTAAGCTGGAGGGAGCAGCATAAGCTGCTGAAGGTTGCTTTTCCGGTGGACATTGTGGCCGCGAAGGCTACCTATGAGATTCCGTTCGGCGCGCTGGAGCGCCCGACCCACCGCAACACCAGCTGGGAGCAGGCGCAATTCGAGGTCTGCGGACACCGCTGGGCCGATTTGTCCGAAGGCGGCTACGGCGTTAGTCTGCTGAACGACTGCAAATACGGCTATGACATCCATGACGGAGTGCTGCGGCTTTCGCTGCTGCGCTCTCCGCGCTGGCCGGACCGCAATGCCGACCAGGGGGAGCATGAATTCACATACTCGCTCTATCCGCACAGCGGAGAGTGGCGGCAGGCCGATACAGTACAGGAAGCGGCAGCGCTGAATGAGCCGCTGCTGGCGATTAACGAAGCTGCACATTCCGGCCGCTATCCAAGCACCCATGCCTGGCTTGCCTTCCAGAGCAGCCACGTCATGCTTGACACGATCAAGCCAGCCGAGGACGGCAGCGGCACAATTGTCCGATTGTATGAAGCGGCGGGCAGCAGAGAGACGGCTGCACTGGACTGGAAGGACGAGGACGTCCGCGCCTGCCGCGTCAATCTGCTGGAGAGCAGGACCGGCTCCGTGGAGACCACCGGCGGCGTCATCCCGCTGTCCTTCAGACCCTATGAGGTACAGACGCTTAAGTTATATAAGAAGCACGAAAGTAATTAA
- a CDS encoding glycoside hydrolase family 3 N-terminal domain-containing protein, with product MIYKDKTQSVADRVQDLQQRMTLGEKAGQLVQPFGWQCYEKQPDGTTGMTEAFKRQVAAGGVGSLYGTLRADPWTGVTLETGLSPKEGAEAVNAIQAYAMKESRLGIPILFGEECSHGHMAIGATVFPVPLALGSMWNPELYREMCRVVALETRSQGGAATYSPVLDVVRDPRWGRTEETFGEDPFLIAAMGVEAVKGLQGERLDAEDSVLATLKHFAAYGSSEGGRNSAPVHMGLRELHEVDLLPFRKAVEAGALSIMTAYNEIDGVPCTTNRYLLQDVLREEWGFEGFVITDCGALGMLTNGHNTADSGETAVAQALLAGIDMEMSGEMFEQHIAAAITHGRLQESDLDRAAARILELKFKLGLFDRPYADPEQAESIIGKPEHRELARKIAGESIIMLKNENAALPLSKGIRKLAVIGPNADAPYNQLGDYTSPQPAGAIVTVLEGIRQALGGGADKVLYAPGCRIKGDSREGFAPALACAAEADAVVLAIGGSSARDFGEGTIDLLTGASVVTEHSWSDMECGEGIDRSTLNLMGVQLELAQELHKLGKPLIVVYINGRPIAEPWIVEHADAILEAWYPGQEGGHAIADILFGEVNPSGRLTISIPKHVGQLPVYYYKRRTRGKRYLETDFHAEYPFGYGLSFSEFNYSNLKVEPPVISADEEALVSVDVTNSGDRAGSEVVQLYISDLASSITRPEKQLKGFRKISLQPGDTQTVTFRVGREELEYVSADLTRIVEPGEFTVMAGPHSAEYLSAPLRVREEG from the coding sequence ATGATCTATAAGGATAAAACACAATCTGTGGCGGATCGGGTACAGGACCTGCAGCAGCGCATGACACTTGGAGAGAAGGCTGGACAATTAGTCCAGCCTTTCGGCTGGCAGTGCTATGAGAAGCAGCCGGATGGAACCACAGGCATGACCGAAGCCTTCAAGCGGCAGGTGGCCGCCGGAGGTGTCGGCTCCCTGTATGGAACGCTGCGCGCCGACCCGTGGACCGGAGTTACGCTGGAGACCGGCCTGTCCCCGAAGGAAGGGGCGGAGGCGGTCAATGCGATTCAGGCCTATGCGATGAAGGAGAGCCGGCTCGGGATTCCGATTCTGTTCGGGGAGGAATGCTCCCACGGACATATGGCGATCGGGGCGACTGTATTTCCGGTGCCGCTTGCACTGGGCAGCATGTGGAACCCGGAGCTGTACCGGGAGATGTGCCGGGTGGTAGCGCTGGAGACCCGCAGCCAAGGCGGGGCGGCGACCTACTCGCCGGTGCTGGATGTGGTGCGTGATCCGCGCTGGGGCCGGACGGAGGAGACCTTCGGCGAAGACCCGTTCCTGATTGCGGCTATGGGTGTGGAGGCTGTGAAGGGCTTGCAGGGAGAACGGCTGGACGCGGAGGATTCCGTGCTGGCCACCTTGAAGCATTTCGCCGCCTACGGCAGCTCGGAAGGCGGGCGGAACTCCGCGCCCGTGCATATGGGACTGCGCGAGCTGCATGAGGTTGATCTGCTGCCGTTCCGTAAGGCGGTAGAGGCGGGTGCGCTGTCCATTATGACAGCGTACAACGAGATTGACGGCGTGCCGTGTACGACGAACCGTTATCTGTTGCAGGATGTGCTGCGGGAAGAGTGGGGCTTCGAAGGCTTCGTGATCACGGACTGCGGAGCGCTGGGCATGCTGACGAATGGTCATAACACCGCAGATAGCGGAGAAACAGCTGTAGCGCAGGCACTGCTGGCAGGCATCGATATGGAGATGTCGGGCGAGATGTTCGAGCAGCATATCGCGGCTGCTATCACACACGGACGGCTGCAGGAATCCGATCTGGACCGCGCGGCGGCGCGGATTCTGGAGCTGAAGTTCAAGCTCGGGCTGTTCGACCGACCCTATGCCGATCCTGAGCAGGCGGAGAGCATCATCGGCAAGCCGGAGCACCGTGAGCTGGCCCGGAAGATTGCCGGTGAGAGCATCATCATGCTGAAAAATGAGAACGCAGCGCTGCCGCTGAGTAAGGGGATTCGCAAGCTTGCTGTGATCGGTCCCAATGCGGATGCCCCGTACAACCAGCTTGGCGACTACACCTCGCCGCAGCCCGCAGGCGCGATTGTTACGGTGCTGGAGGGGATCCGGCAGGCGCTGGGCGGCGGAGCGGATAAGGTCCTGTATGCGCCCGGCTGCCGGATTAAGGGGGATTCCCGGGAAGGCTTTGCCCCTGCGCTGGCCTGTGCGGCCGAAGCCGATGCGGTAGTGCTGGCGATCGGCGGCTCCAGCGCCAGAGACTTCGGGGAGGGGACGATTGATCTGCTCACCGGCGCTTCTGTCGTGACGGAGCATTCCTGGAGCGACATGGAATGCGGGGAGGGCATCGACCGGTCCACGCTGAATCTGATGGGCGTGCAGCTTGAATTGGCGCAGGAGCTACACAAGCTGGGCAAGCCGCTGATTGTGGTCTATATCAACGGCCGCCCGATTGCCGAGCCTTGGATTGTAGAGCACGCAGACGCTATTCTGGAGGCATGGTACCCGGGCCAGGAGGGCGGACATGCGATTGCCGACATTCTGTTCGGTGAGGTGAATCCTTCCGGGCGGCTGACGATCAGCATCCCGAAGCATGTCGGTCAGCTGCCCGTGTACTACTATAAGCGGCGGACGAGAGGCAAACGGTATCTGGAGACGGACTTCCATGCTGAATATCCCTTCGGCTATGGTCTTAGCTTCAGTGAATTCAACTACAGCAACCTGAAGGTGGAGCCTCCTGTAATCTCTGCGGATGAAGAAGCGCTTGTCTCCGTGGATGTAACTAACAGCGGTGACCGGGCGGGCAGCGAGGTGGTCCAGCTGTATATTTCCGACTTGGCCTCTTCCATTACCCGGCCCGAGAAGCAGCTGAAGGGCTTCCGCAAAATCAGCCTTCAGCCGGGAGACACGCAGACGGTTACGTTCCGTGTAGGCCGGGAGGAGCTGGAGTATGTATCGGCGGATCTGACGCGGATCGTGGAGCCGGGTGAATTCACGGTGATGGCAGGCCCGCACTCCGCCGAGTACCTGAGTGCACCGCTCCGGGTCCGGGAGGAGGGCTAA
- a CDS encoding extracellular solute-binding protein translates to MQITRKPWKILLSSAVIVGLLAGCGSSNEGTANKSTGEATVNKEGFPIVSEPITLSMMAPDVGIQNWENMPVLQQMKEKTGITMEYKNAPKDSFDTKKNLVFASGDYPDIFYAAGLTTAEQMNYGEQGILIPLEDLIEEYAPNFKALLEENPDVRKSITAPDGHIYSLPVVEMSQHWYRNPMWYNGDFLKALNIDKLPETTEELYTYLKRVKEEDPNGNGTADEIPISSVTTTAANLRDIRTWLLGAFGIYEEEIYVDDADKVHYTPLEEGYKEYLTYMNRLWSEELLDHESFSQTAEQKKAKAQNNRVALFSDWHAYMTKGGEPSTADPMFAPVRSESVSAPAIAKNRGITTGAFAITNSNPAPEASLRWVDYLYSYEGALFFNKGPEGTLWEYTDKDNRVKQYLPVPDGKEMEDFRATLTPNYGIPAPTLSMDDINKGLKTDFDLWVEQETKQKLLDKGARIPFPALFLTVEEQTEISSLNSDLSTYVKQMEAKFITGAEPLTGWDNYVATVKKMGGERVAEINQAAYDRWKTN, encoded by the coding sequence ATGCAGATCACACGTAAACCATGGAAGATTCTGCTGTCTTCGGCTGTGATTGTTGGGCTGCTGGCAGGCTGCGGGAGCTCCAATGAAGGCACTGCGAATAAGAGTACTGGCGAGGCTACGGTGAACAAGGAGGGCTTCCCGATTGTGAGTGAGCCGATCACTCTGAGCATGATGGCCCCGGATGTAGGCATTCAGAACTGGGAGAACATGCCGGTGCTCCAGCAGATGAAGGAGAAGACCGGGATTACGATGGAATATAAAAATGCGCCGAAGGACAGCTTCGATACCAAAAAGAATCTGGTGTTCGCCAGCGGCGATTACCCGGATATCTTCTATGCGGCCGGTCTGACGACTGCCGAGCAGATGAATTACGGCGAGCAGGGGATTTTAATCCCGCTGGAGGATCTGATCGAAGAGTATGCCCCGAACTTCAAGGCGCTGCTGGAAGAGAACCCGGATGTGCGCAAATCGATTACCGCCCCGGATGGTCATATCTACTCCCTGCCGGTGGTGGAAATGAGCCAGCACTGGTACCGTAACCCGATGTGGTACAACGGCGACTTCCTGAAGGCGCTGAACATCGATAAGCTGCCGGAAACGACCGAGGAGCTATACACCTACCTGAAGCGCGTGAAGGAGGAAGATCCGAACGGCAACGGAACTGCCGATGAGATTCCAATCTCCTCAGTGACTACAACTGCTGCGAACCTCCGCGATATCCGTACCTGGCTGCTGGGCGCTTTTGGCATCTATGAAGAAGAAATCTATGTAGACGATGCGGACAAGGTCCACTACACACCGCTTGAAGAAGGCTATAAGGAGTACCTGACGTATATGAACCGCTTGTGGTCCGAGGAGTTGCTGGATCATGAGAGCTTCTCACAGACGGCGGAGCAGAAGAAGGCCAAGGCGCAGAATAACCGCGTGGCGCTCTTTTCCGACTGGCATGCTTATATGACGAAGGGCGGAGAGCCGTCCACGGCAGATCCGATGTTCGCCCCTGTGCGCAGTGAATCGGTGTCCGCTCCGGCGATTGCCAAGAACAGAGGAATTACAACAGGCGCATTCGCCATTACGAACAGTAACCCTGCACCGGAAGCCTCGCTCCGCTGGGTAGATTACCTCTATTCCTATGAAGGCGCCCTGTTCTTCAACAAAGGGCCGGAGGGTACGCTCTGGGAGTACACCGACAAAGACAACCGCGTGAAGCAATACCTGCCTGTACCGGACGGCAAGGAAATGGAGGATTTCCGGGCCACCTTGACGCCGAACTACGGCATTCCTGCCCCAACCCTGTCCATGGATGATATTAACAAGGGGCTGAAGACAGACTTTGACCTCTGGGTAGAGCAAGAGACTAAGCAGAAGCTGCTGGATAAAGGCGCGCGGATTCCGTTCCCGGCCCTGTTCCTAACCGTGGAAGAGCAGACGGAAATCAGCAGTCTGAATTCCGACCTGAGTACCTATGTGAAGCAGATGGAAGCGAAGTTCATCACCGGTGCCGAGCCGCTGACCGGCTGGGACAACTATGTGGCTACTGTCAAGAAGATGGGCGGAGAGCGTGTAGCTGAGATTAACCAGGCTGCGTATGACCGCTGGAAAACCAACTAA